A window of the Desulfobacula toluolica Tol2 genome harbors these coding sequences:
- a CDS encoding ferritin family protein, translated as MIELNQKDIITLLIKQEKLLSRLYTIFYNKLPAHKNFWETLAKEEQLHAKWLEQLYGAEEKNLVHFDEGKITLVSINMVTKGIQDMIQTAKSGEIDDKTALIKTADIERSLIEKKVFSQFNGLNEKAKATMKLLERETKKHLAKIEAYYKQVMSS; from the coding sequence ATGATAGAACTAAATCAAAAAGATATAATCACACTCTTAATCAAACAAGAAAAGCTTTTATCCCGTCTATACACAATATTTTACAACAAATTGCCGGCACACAAAAATTTCTGGGAGACCCTTGCCAAAGAAGAACAGCTCCATGCAAAATGGCTTGAACAACTTTATGGTGCCGAGGAAAAAAATCTTGTACATTTTGATGAAGGAAAAATCACGCTCGTTTCAATAAACATGGTTACCAAGGGTATCCAAGACATGATTCAAACAGCTAAATCAGGCGAAATAGACGATAAGACAGCTTTGATTAAAACGGCTGATATTGAACGGTCGCTTATCGAAAAAAAAGTCTTCTCCCAATTTAACGGACTCAATGAAAAAGCAAAAGCCACCATGAAATTACTGGAAAGAGAAACCAAAAAACACCTTGCTAAAATTGAAGCCTATTACAAACAAGTGATGTCTTCATAA
- a CDS encoding bacteriohemerythrin yields MTLLNDENNKLQNLIQAYGRFVPHEFLSFLGKKDITNIYLGDQIEKNMTVLFTDIRDFTSLSEELTPSQNFSFINSYLSCMEPVISAHHGIIDKYIGDAIMALFPTSADEAIACSNAMLATLNEYNKTRQKAGDQSINIGIGLNTGLLILGTIGGKQRMEGTVIGDSVNLAARMESMTKTYGVSLLISEQTFYSLKNPEKFSIRFLDRVMVKGKIRPQTVYEVFDMDSDSVREGKKATLKIFEEALAHYHYKNITDAKSLLCKCLKLNPDDKPARLYLERCDAFQRTGAHESTGELNFFVEWTNDFQFGVPKIDEQHQDLFQLSNELMMSIFKGEKNHKIDKVISFLDEYIITHFRYEENLMRTYEYPFINFQREQHQKFIQQFIRFKQEIRILDNSNRNFILFRLQILLVDWLANHILKTDKHLGRYIKRKKASPH; encoded by the coding sequence ATGACCCTACTAAACGATGAAAACAACAAATTACAAAACCTGATACAGGCCTATGGACGTTTTGTGCCACATGAATTTTTGAGTTTCTTAGGAAAAAAAGACATCACAAACATATATCTGGGTGACCAAATTGAAAAAAACATGACTGTTTTGTTCACTGACATCCGTGATTTTACATCCCTTTCAGAAGAATTAACCCCCAGTCAAAACTTTAGTTTCATCAACTCCTACCTCAGCTGTATGGAGCCGGTCATATCTGCACACCACGGAATTATAGACAAGTACATAGGGGATGCCATTATGGCTCTCTTTCCAACAAGTGCGGATGAAGCAATCGCTTGCTCCAATGCCATGCTGGCGACTCTGAATGAGTATAACAAAACCCGCCAAAAAGCAGGGGATCAGTCGATTAACATCGGCATCGGCCTGAATACCGGATTGCTTATTTTAGGAACCATTGGCGGCAAACAGCGTATGGAAGGCACGGTCATCGGAGACTCTGTAAACCTTGCCGCCCGCATGGAATCCATGACAAAAACGTATGGCGTAAGCTTATTGATCAGTGAACAGACCTTTTACAGCCTTAAGAATCCGGAAAAATTTTCCATCCGTTTTTTAGATCGCGTTATGGTCAAAGGAAAAATCCGGCCACAGACTGTATATGAAGTGTTTGATATGGATTCCGATTCTGTGCGAGAAGGAAAAAAGGCAACGCTCAAAATTTTTGAAGAGGCTTTGGCCCATTATCATTATAAAAATATTACCGATGCCAAATCTCTTTTGTGTAAATGTCTCAAGCTAAATCCGGATGATAAACCTGCCCGACTGTATCTGGAAAGGTGTGATGCTTTCCAACGAACAGGTGCCCATGAAAGCACGGGCGAACTGAATTTTTTTGTAGAATGGACAAATGATTTTCAGTTTGGTGTGCCCAAAATAGATGAGCAGCACCAGGACTTGTTTCAATTATCAAATGAACTGATGATGAGTATATTTAAAGGGGAAAAAAACCATAAAATTGATAAGGTCATATCTTTTCTGGATGAATATATTATCACCCATTTTCGTTATGAAGAAAATTTGATGAGAACCTATGAATATCCTTTTATAAATTTTCAAAGAGAGCAGCACCAAAAATTCATACAACAATTTATCAGGTTCAAACAAGAAATTCGTATTCTGGATAACAGCAATCGCAATTTTATCCTTTTCCGCCTCCAGATTCTATTGGTGGACTGGCTTGCAAATCACATCCTGAAAACAGACAAACACCTTGGTCGATACATCAAGAGAAAAAAAGCATCACCCCATTAA
- a CDS encoding Hsp70 family protein, translated as MSAIFGIDFGTSNSALSVHMDGQVRLLDVDRENPISNSLKSILYFFKEEGLTESYVGYEGVKKYIENEADGRYMQSIKTFLPDTGFEKTSIYGKRYTLEELICIFFKVMKQRGQELINQEVSDLVLGRPVIFSEDKVRDKVAQERLVTAAELAGFKNICFQLEPIAAALAYENSLEAGKEQIVLVGDFGAGSSDFTIHKAGKKSGTRIQREQDILSVGGVYIGGDVFDSQIMREKVADYYGKNVQVKSIWSDNFFGLSPVVIRKLMQWHLIPQLRLPKTLDNIKELKVSAKFADKKLLGNLENLIHANYGYLLFQSIEKAKCELSDKEGSRVYFNDYDICIDELLSRDEFESMISEKVSAVNACIDSTLKEANLSSSDIDVVFLTGGSSYIPMIRELFEKKVGKDKIRSADAFTSVAYGLGLHGGLMG; from the coding sequence ATGTCAGCCATATTTGGAATTGATTTTGGAACATCCAATTCAGCATTGTCCGTTCATATGGACGGCCAGGTAAGGTTATTGGATGTGGACAGGGAGAATCCCATCTCCAATTCCCTCAAATCCATTTTGTATTTTTTTAAAGAGGAAGGCCTGACAGAGTCATATGTAGGTTATGAAGGGGTTAAAAAATATATTGAGAATGAGGCTGACGGCAGGTATATGCAGTCGATCAAAACCTTTCTTCCTGATACAGGGTTTGAAAAAACATCTATTTACGGAAAACGCTATACTCTTGAAGAATTGATTTGTATATTTTTCAAGGTCATGAAGCAGCGGGGACAGGAACTCATCAACCAGGAGGTTTCCGATCTGGTGTTGGGGCGTCCGGTTATTTTTTCCGAGGACAAAGTCCGGGACAAGGTTGCTCAGGAGCGACTGGTCACGGCAGCGGAACTTGCCGGGTTCAAGAACATTTGTTTTCAGCTGGAACCCATTGCCGCAGCCCTGGCATATGAAAACAGCCTTGAAGCCGGAAAAGAACAGATCGTGTTAGTGGGAGACTTTGGGGCAGGCAGTTCTGATTTTACCATTCATAAGGCCGGAAAAAAGTCGGGTACCAGGATTCAGCGAGAGCAGGATATTCTTTCCGTGGGAGGTGTTTATATCGGAGGGGATGTGTTTGACTCCCAGATCATGAGAGAAAAGGTTGCAGATTATTATGGAAAGAACGTACAGGTCAAATCCATCTGGAGTGATAATTTTTTTGGGCTTTCTCCGGTTGTGATACGAAAGCTGATGCAATGGCATCTTATTCCACAGCTTCGTTTGCCCAAAACATTGGACAATATTAAAGAACTTAAGGTCAGTGCAAAATTTGCGGACAAAAAACTGCTGGGAAATCTGGAAAACCTGATTCACGCCAACTACGGATATCTGCTGTTTCAATCCATTGAAAAGGCAAAATGCGAATTGTCCGATAAGGAAGGCTCTCGTGTCTATTTTAACGATTATGATATCTGTATTGACGAACTTTTGTCCCGGGATGAATTTGAGAGCATGATCAGCGAAAAAGTTTCAGCCGTCAATGCCTGTATTGATTCAACCCTTAAAGAGGCAAATTTATCTTCCTCCGATATTGACGTTGTCTTTTTAACCGGCGGATCTTCCTATATCCCAATGATCCGAGAATTGTTTGAAAAAAAGGTGGGAAAAGATAAAATCAGAAGCGCGGATGCCTTTACCAGCGTTGCATACGGCCTGGGTCTGCATGGTGGTTTAATGGGGTGA
- a CDS encoding DUF523 domain-containing protein, whose amino-acid sequence MKKILISACLAGDRARYDGKQMPVTDSVLIKWSQQGMLVKICPEVSGGLKIPRLPAQIVNGNGMDVLNKRVKVVDIEGHDVTLPFVRGAQYALALVKKYKIEIAVLKEKSPSCGSHHIYDGRFVANLIPGFGVTAAILKQNGIQVFSENELDRVKFLMEGKNKINH is encoded by the coding sequence ATGAAAAAAATATTAATAAGCGCCTGCCTTGCAGGAGACCGGGCCAGATATGATGGCAAACAGATGCCGGTAACCGATTCCGTGTTGATCAAATGGAGTCAACAAGGAATGCTGGTTAAAATATGCCCTGAAGTTTCAGGGGGATTAAAAATTCCGAGGCTTCCGGCTCAGATCGTTAACGGAAACGGTATGGATGTGCTGAACAAAAGGGTGAAGGTGGTTGATATTGAAGGGCATGATGTAACTCTTCCCTTTGTCAGGGGGGCGCAATATGCACTTGCTCTTGTGAAAAAATATAAAATTGAAATTGCCGTATTAAAGGAAAAAAGTCCTTCTTGCGGATCTCATCATATTTATGACGGCAGGTTTGTTGCCAATCTTATCCCCGGCTTTGGGGTTACAGCCGCTATTTTGAAACAAAACGGAATCCAGGTTTTTTCAGAAAATGAACTTGACCGTGTAAAATTTTTGATGGAAGGAAAAAACAAAATAAACCATTGA
- a CDS encoding acyl-CoA dehydrogenase — translation MTQVISDRRDIEFVIYEQLEAENLSRLHENFAAFNKKTIDLVISEAKNFAVKELLPANKEGDEQGCKLEKGKVTTPECFKRLYKIFNEGEWLALTEDPNWGGQGMPRTIASVAGEYFNGANFPFMMYPGLTQGAGHLVEKFGTPEQKKIYLKNLFNGKWTGTMLLTESGAGSDVGALTTKAVKNDDGTFSITGEKIFISGGEHDLAENIIHPVLARIEGSPDGTKGVSLFLVPKYRVNKDGTPGEFNDVICTGIEHKLGIHGNSTCSLSLGSKGNCVGTLLGEENKGMKAMFLMMNEARCLVGFQGFGCATAAYMYALDYARNRIQGKNLLELMNPKAKSVCIMQHPDVRRQLMMMKTNVEGMRSLLYFTQYCSDMACYAPTPEEQEKYKGFVDVLTPIVKGYVTDRAFEVCSQGMQVYGGYGFIEEYPMAQLLRDCRITLIYEGTNGIQAMDLLGRKLGLNKGKPIMDLFGEMHKAVFAAKALPELKKQAIKVEEAMNKLAEVAIHMGQTAMSEKILNAFANAHPFQDATGDVAMAWMLLWRAGIAAKKLKTAKNKDKSFYKGILKSLQFYIETQLPVTLGRCNALMNASSAAVDIDDAMFPG, via the coding sequence ATGACACAGGTTATTTCCGATCGAAGGGATATTGAATTTGTTATTTATGAACAGCTTGAAGCAGAAAATCTTTCCCGGCTTCATGAAAATTTTGCTGCTTTTAATAAAAAAACCATTGATCTTGTTATTTCAGAAGCAAAAAATTTTGCAGTCAAAGAGTTGTTGCCGGCAAACAAAGAGGGAGACGAACAGGGGTGTAAACTTGAAAAGGGCAAGGTGACCACGCCGGAATGCTTTAAACGGCTGTATAAAATATTTAATGAAGGAGAATGGCTTGCCTTGACCGAAGATCCCAATTGGGGCGGCCAGGGAATGCCCAGAACCATTGCCTCTGTTGCAGGTGAATATTTCAACGGTGCAAATTTTCCTTTTATGATGTATCCCGGACTGACCCAGGGAGCCGGTCACCTGGTGGAAAAATTCGGCACCCCGGAACAAAAAAAAATCTACCTTAAAAACCTGTTCAACGGCAAATGGACCGGAACCATGCTTCTGACCGAATCAGGAGCAGGATCTGATGTTGGTGCCCTGACCACCAAAGCTGTTAAAAATGATGACGGCACGTTTTCCATAACAGGTGAAAAAATATTCATTTCCGGCGGAGAACATGACCTGGCGGAAAACATCATCCATCCGGTTCTTGCAAGAATAGAAGGCTCACCAGACGGAACAAAGGGAGTTTCACTGTTCCTTGTGCCCAAATACCGGGTAAACAAAGACGGTACGCCAGGTGAATTCAACGATGTGATCTGCACTGGAATTGAACACAAGCTGGGCATCCACGGCAACAGCACCTGCTCGCTTTCCCTTGGCTCCAAAGGCAATTGCGTGGGCACACTACTTGGCGAAGAAAACAAGGGAATGAAAGCCATGTTCCTGATGATGAACGAAGCAAGATGCCTTGTGGGATTCCAGGGGTTTGGATGCGCTACGGCAGCCTATATGTATGCCCTTGATTATGCAAGGAACCGAATCCAGGGCAAAAACCTTCTTGAGCTTATGAACCCGAAAGCCAAATCCGTTTGTATCATGCAACATCCGGATGTCAGACGGCAGCTGATGATGATGAAGACAAATGTGGAAGGCATGAGATCACTTCTTTATTTTACCCAGTATTGCTCTGACATGGCATGTTATGCCCCCACCCCGGAAGAACAGGAGAAATACAAGGGATTTGTTGATGTGTTGACACCCATTGTCAAAGGCTATGTAACAGACCGGGCTTTTGAGGTCTGCAGCCAGGGCATGCAGGTATATGGCGGATACGGCTTTATCGAAGAATATCCCATGGCACAGCTTTTGAGGGACTGCAGGATCACACTGATTTATGAAGGCACCAATGGTATCCAGGCCATGGATCTGCTGGGAAGAAAGCTGGGCTTGAATAAAGGCAAACCCATCATGGATCTGTTCGGTGAAATGCACAAAGCCGTTTTTGCAGCAAAAGCCCTACCAGAGCTTAAAAAACAGGCAATCAAAGTGGAAGAAGCCATGAACAAGCTTGCAGAAGTCGCCATTCACATGGGCCAGACAGCCATGTCCGAAAAAATATTAAATGCCTTTGCCAATGCCCATCCTTTTCAGGATGCAACCGGGGATGTCGCCATGGCATGGATGCTGCTCTGGAGAGCCGGCATTGCAGCCAAAAAACTTAAAACAGCAAAAAACAAAGACAAATCTTTTTATAAAGGAATTCTCAAGTCCCTTCAATTTTATATAGAGACGCAGCTTCCAGTCACCCTTGGCAGATGCAACGCCTTAATGAACGCCAGCAGTGCTGCTGTAGACATTGACGATGCTATGTTCCCCGGTTAA
- a CDS encoding uroporphyrinogen decarboxylase/cobalamine-independent methonine synthase family protein produces MKNFKANGLPLLIGSLPMDNHEKATKLVLDHTPDIPLWVQLPLYKEEGMIDQFLPGLPGFTGETGKSILDTSMPGFDEELIAYFEEYLAVCESATDLGASRFALSGKRGKGFFEFLKQVDEKKAPFIALKGQVTGPITFGTAVKDEQDKDIFYNDQLKDIAIKKLAMNARWQAAEFSKRGAVPIIFIDEPALAGFGTSAYITITKEDVTQSIDEIIQEIHAENGLAGVHVCANTEWDMLLESKLDIISFDAYSFFDKFILYPEMIKTYLDQGKLLAWGIVPTDKPEVISAQTTQKLTQMLHEQMDELSDKTGIDKETILSQVFITPSCGTGSLDLDSAKKVLKLTQEVSAEFRRI; encoded by the coding sequence ATGAAAAATTTTAAAGCCAACGGACTGCCCCTGTTAATCGGAAGCCTCCCCATGGACAACCATGAAAAAGCAACAAAACTGGTTCTTGACCACACACCTGATATCCCTCTTTGGGTCCAACTGCCGCTTTACAAGGAAGAAGGCATGATAGATCAATTTCTTCCCGGGCTGCCCGGCTTCACCGGTGAAACCGGAAAAAGCATCCTGGACACCTCAATGCCGGGGTTTGATGAAGAGTTGATTGCCTATTTTGAAGAGTATCTGGCTGTCTGCGAATCCGCAACTGATCTTGGTGCCTCACGGTTTGCCCTTTCCGGCAAAAGAGGCAAAGGATTTTTTGAATTCTTAAAACAGGTGGATGAAAAAAAGGCTCCGTTTATCGCCCTTAAAGGCCAGGTAACCGGCCCTATCACCTTTGGAACCGCAGTAAAGGATGAACAGGACAAAGATATTTTTTACAACGACCAGTTAAAAGATATCGCCATAAAAAAACTGGCCATGAATGCCAGGTGGCAGGCCGCAGAATTTTCAAAAAGAGGGGCGGTTCCCATTATCTTCATTGACGAACCTGCCTTGGCAGGATTTGGAACATCCGCCTATATTACAATTACCAAAGAAGACGTAACCCAGAGCATTGATGAGATCATCCAGGAAATCCATGCTGAAAACGGCCTGGCAGGTGTCCATGTCTGTGCCAACACGGAATGGGATATGCTTTTGGAATCAAAACTGGATATCATCAGCTTTGATGCCTATTCTTTTTTTGACAAATTCATACTTTACCCGGAAATGATTAAAACCTACCTGGACCAGGGAAAACTTCTGGCCTGGGGCATTGTACCCACAGACAAACCCGAAGTCATTTCGGCGCAAACCACCCAAAAACTTACCCAAATGCTTCATGAACAGATGGACGAATTATCGGATAAAACAGGTATTGATAAAGAGACCATCTTGTCCCAGGTATTTATTACTCCCAGCTGCGGCACAGGTTCCCTGGATCTTGATTCGGCCAAAAAAGTATTAAAACTTACCCAAGAGGTATCAGCGGAATTCAGACGCATATAA
- a CDS encoding transglutaminase-like domain-containing protein, translating to MEKYLTPTYYIDSDHPKVLEFAGRNCNPVETDIQKAVSLYYAVRDGIRYNPYSIVPPKKSMKASSVLNKGYGFCVAKAVLLAACARSMKIPARLGFADVKNHLNTERLKKLMGTDVFMYHGYTELFLNNIWVKATPAFNLELCNNFNVKPLEFDGTKDSIFHVFDKKGNRHMEYVKEYGSFADLPWDTIIATLMQNYPRYFKELEMRSTDFSAEALTENQ from the coding sequence ATGGAAAAATATCTTACCCCCACATATTATATTGACAGTGATCATCCAAAAGTGCTTGAGTTTGCAGGGCGCAATTGCAACCCTGTTGAAACCGATATACAAAAGGCGGTTAGTCTTTATTATGCAGTCAGGGACGGCATCCGGTATAACCCCTACAGCATTGTACCGCCAAAAAAATCCATGAAGGCAAGCTCTGTCCTGAATAAAGGATATGGATTTTGTGTGGCCAAGGCTGTTTTGCTGGCCGCCTGCGCCAGGAGCATGAAGATTCCGGCAAGACTTGGATTCGCAGATGTTAAAAATCATCTGAATACAGAGCGTTTAAAAAAATTGATGGGAACCGATGTGTTTATGTATCATGGTTATACCGAACTGTTTTTAAACAACATCTGGGTAAAGGCAACCCCTGCATTCAACCTGGAGCTTTGCAATAATTTTAATGTAAAGCCTTTGGAGTTTGACGGAACAAAAGATTCCATATTTCACGTTTTTGATAAAAAAGGTAACCGGCATATGGAATATGTAAAAGAATACGGCTCTTTTGCCGACCTTCCCTGGGATACCATTATTGCCACATTAATGCAGAATTATCCGCGGTATTTTAAAGAGCTGGAAATGCGGTCCACAGATTTTTCAGCAGAAGCCTTAACGGAAAATCAATAG
- a CDS encoding DVU0298 family protein: MRKPYGRQTKEKVGKILLEPHRETAMKLLEQIPDEQLVGHLFSHFYHKDERIKFRSIAAMGTLGSRMGRRDIEKSRILLRRIMWNLNDESGGIGWGSPEAMGEILCQSPELALEFKSILFSYLDPEGNYLEHEMLQRGILWGIGTYLESSPHDLNEKTKGLLYGYLHSTDPVKRGYAIRALINAGDFDCSLVPENIITDMQQINIFTGWNFVATRISDMVLSCKRRKVFA, from the coding sequence ATGAGAAAACCCTATGGAAGACAAACAAAAGAAAAAGTTGGAAAAATCCTTCTGGAACCCCACAGAGAAACTGCCATGAAATTGTTGGAACAAATACCTGACGAACAATTGGTGGGACATCTTTTTTCTCATTTTTACCATAAAGACGAGCGGATTAAATTTCGCAGCATTGCCGCAATGGGAACCCTTGGATCTCGAATGGGACGCCGTGACATTGAAAAATCAAGAATCCTTCTTCGGCGGATTATGTGGAACCTGAATGACGAATCCGGCGGAATCGGGTGGGGATCACCCGAAGCCATGGGAGAAATTCTCTGTCAAAGCCCGGAACTTGCACTGGAATTCAAATCCATTCTTTTTTCATACCTTGATCCGGAAGGCAATTATCTTGAGCATGAAATGCTTCAAAGAGGTATTTTATGGGGAATCGGGACATATCTTGAATCCTCACCCCATGATTTGAATGAAAAAACAAAAGGACTGCTGTATGGATATTTACACTCCACAGATCCTGTTAAACGGGGATATGCCATAAGAGCCCTGATCAATGCCGGGGACTTTGACTGTAGTCTTGTGCCTGAAAATATTATCACCGACATGCAGCAGATCAACATTTTTACAGGCTGGAATTTTGTTGCAACCCGTATTTCAGATATGGTCCTGTCCTGTAAACGACGCAAAGTATTTGCTTGA
- a CDS encoding ferredoxin, translating to MKIPILDISCCILCEVCVDVAPHAFKINDAGFVELLELDDYSDEDINEAVKNCPKDCICWE from the coding sequence ATGAAAATCCCAATTTTAGACATATCCTGCTGCATCCTGTGTGAAGTGTGTGTTGATGTGGCCCCCCATGCCTTTAAAATAAATGATGCGGGCTTTGTCGAACTGCTTGAACTGGATGACTATTCAGATGAGGATATTAATGAAGCTGTAAAAAATTGCCCCAAAGACTGTATCTGCTGGGAATAA